The proteins below are encoded in one region of Methanofollis aquaemaris:
- a CDS encoding molybdopterin molybdotransferase MoeA has product MSLFLEVVPVGEAVEVARSIASEVGTEEVGLKDALHRVLAGDVTATGDLPGFDRSVVDGYAVTAGDTTGASEALPAMLTLRGRIEMGRAPPGTVESGFCWYIPTGGVLPPGADAVAMVEYSEVLEDEVLIHRAVAPGENVLGHDEDFPEGAVVLPAGRRLNPQDLGVLASAGVTRVPVKKIPVVGIISTGNEVVPADAPLAPGRVRDANSYLCAGFAREHGCEAKRYGIVKDDPALLRPILTRAVEECDLVLISGGSSKDVRDMSAAMIGELGEVLVHGIALSPGKPTIIGHVGKTPVIGLPGHPGSAYIVLTTIVAPLLALAAGAPVPERRVRVRLAANIPSAKGREDHVRVRIENGEAVPVFGKSGLLNTLVRSDGVVVVPASREGFEEGDEVEVVLW; this is encoded by the coding sequence ATGAGTCTTTTTCTTGAGGTGGTGCCGGTCGGCGAGGCGGTCGAAGTCGCTCGCTCGATCGCATCTGAGGTCGGCACCGAGGAGGTCGGGCTCAAGGACGCCCTCCACCGGGTGCTTGCCGGGGACGTCACTGCCACCGGCGACCTCCCCGGTTTCGACCGTTCGGTGGTGGACGGCTACGCCGTGACGGCCGGGGACACCACCGGGGCCTCGGAGGCGCTGCCTGCCATGCTCACGCTCAGGGGAAGAATCGAGATGGGCCGGGCGCCGCCCGGCACCGTGGAGAGCGGGTTCTGCTGGTATATCCCGACCGGCGGGGTGCTGCCGCCGGGTGCCGACGCCGTTGCCATGGTCGAGTATTCCGAGGTGCTGGAAGACGAGGTGCTCATCCACCGGGCGGTGGCGCCCGGCGAGAACGTCCTCGGTCATGACGAGGACTTCCCGGAAGGGGCGGTCGTCCTCCCGGCAGGCCGACGGCTCAACCCGCAGGACCTCGGGGTGCTCGCCTCGGCCGGCGTGACCCGCGTGCCGGTGAAGAAGATCCCGGTCGTGGGGATCATCTCGACCGGGAACGAGGTGGTGCCGGCCGACGCACCCCTCGCCCCCGGACGGGTGCGGGACGCCAACTCGTATCTCTGCGCCGGGTTTGCCCGCGAGCACGGGTGCGAGGCGAAGAGGTACGGCATCGTGAAAGACGACCCCGCACTCCTCAGGCCGATCCTCACGCGGGCGGTGGAGGAGTGCGACCTCGTCCTCATCTCCGGAGGTTCGTCCAAGGACGTGCGGGACATGAGCGCCGCAATGATCGGCGAACTCGGCGAGGTGCTCGTCCATGGCATCGCCCTTTCGCCGGGCAAACCGACGATCATCGGGCACGTGGGGAAGACCCCGGTCATCGGGCTGCCCGGCCATCCGGGCTCGGCCTACATCGTCCTCACCACCATCGTCGCCCCGCTCCTCGCCCTCGCCGCCGGTGCGCCGGTGCCCGAACGACGGGTGCGGGTGCGCCTGGCCGCGAACATCCCCTCGGCCAAAGGCCGGGAGGACCATGTGCGGGTCAGGATCGAGAACGGCGAGGCGGTCCCGGTCTTCGGGAAGTCAGGGCTCCTCAACACTCTCGTCAGGAGCGACGGGGTCGTCGTCGTCCCGGCAAGCCGGGAAGGCTTTGAGGAGGGCGACGAGGTGGAGGTGGTCCTGTGGTAA
- a CDS encoding 50S ribosomal protein L10 produces the protein MGLYTHHLPAWKREQVEEIKQRFAEYPVVGLVDMHGIPASQLQDIRQNLRGVAEIKMARKTLTHHALNEIGGDVVEMGGHISGQSALIFTKENPFKLYKQLELTKTKMAAKPGETAPEDIVVAKGPTSFKPGPIVGELQQAGVPAMIEGGKVKIRETKTVVKKGEVINAKIAGVLAKLEIKPMDVGLILKAAFQDGTIFAPETLAIDETVYLNQITLAAQQAFNLSVNATILTPLTTETIVGKAAQEARNLAVEACIYEKDVADLIVGRAYREMLAIAMKASEGGFELDESITQAFAAAAAAPAAAAPAAEEAPAEEEEEEEEEKEESGMAGLGALFG, from the coding sequence ATGGGTCTCTACACGCACCACCTGCCCGCGTGGAAGCGCGAGCAGGTCGAGGAGATCAAGCAGCGCTTCGCAGAGTACCCGGTGGTCGGGCTGGTCGATATGCACGGGATTCCGGCAAGCCAGCTCCAGGACATCAGGCAGAATCTCCGCGGGGTCGCTGAGATCAAGATGGCCCGCAAAACGCTCACTCATCATGCCCTCAACGAGATCGGTGGCGATGTGGTCGAGATGGGCGGGCATATCTCAGGGCAGAGTGCGCTCATCTTCACGAAGGAGAACCCCTTCAAGCTCTACAAGCAACTCGAGCTGACCAAGACGAAGATGGCCGCCAAGCCCGGCGAGACGGCGCCTGAGGACATCGTCGTCGCGAAGGGGCCCACGAGCTTCAAGCCGGGTCCGATCGTCGGTGAACTCCAGCAGGCTGGGGTGCCGGCGATGATCGAGGGCGGGAAGGTCAAGATCAGGGAGACCAAGACGGTCGTCAAGAAGGGCGAGGTTATCAACGCAAAGATAGCCGGCGTCCTGGCGAAACTCGAGATCAAGCCGATGGACGTGGGCCTTATTCTCAAGGCGGCGTTCCAGGACGGTACGATCTTTGCGCCCGAGACTCTGGCGATCGACGAGACGGTCTACCTCAACCAGATTACGCTCGCGGCCCAGCAGGCATTCAACCTCTCGGTGAACGCAACGATCCTGACGCCGTTGACGACGGAAACCATCGTCGGCAAGGCGGCACAGGAAGCCAGGAACCTGGCGGTCGAGGCGTGCATCTACGAGAAGGATGTCGCCGACCTCATCGTCGGACGGGCATACCGCGAGATGCTTGCTATCGCCATGAAGGCCTCCGAAGGCGGGTTCGAACTCGACGAGTCGATCACGCAGGCTTTTGCGGCTGCCGCAGCCGCACCCGCAGCCGCAGCGCCGGCTGCTGAGGAAGCCCCCGCCGAAGAGGAAGAAGAGGAAGAAGAGGAGAAGGAAGAGTCCGGCATGGCCGGTCTTGGGGCTCTCTTCGGATGA
- the rpl12p gene encoding 50S ribosomal protein P1 yields MEYIYAALLLHNAGKDINEENVKTVLSAAGIEADDARVKALVAALDGVDIEEAISKAAVAPVAAAPAAAAAAAAPAVEEEAEEEAEEEKEESGMAGLGALFG; encoded by the coding sequence ATGGAGTACATCTACGCTGCACTGCTCCTGCACAACGCAGGCAAGGACATCAACGAGGAGAACGTCAAGACGGTTCTCTCCGCTGCCGGTATCGAAGCTGACGACGCCCGTGTGAAGGCCCTCGTGGCCGCACTCGACGGTGTGGACATTGAAGAGGCCATCTCCAAGGCCGCCGTCGCTCCGGTCGCAGCCGCTCCGGCCGCCGCCGCCGCCGCAGCCGCTCCGGCTGTCGAGGAAGAGGCTGAGGAAGAGGCTGAGGAAGAGAAGGAAGAGTCCGGTATGGCCGGTCTCGGTGCCCTCTTCGGCTAA
- a CDS encoding 50S ribosomal protein L11, whose amino-acid sequence MAETVEVLVPGGRATAGPPIGPALGPLGINVKAVIDEINKKTAEFNGMQVPVKVEVDDKKNFTVSVGIPPTTALVMKEVGIAKGSGEPATQFVGDLPLEAAVRIARMKFDDMLSYRLKTAVKEVVGTCVSVGVTVEGRAPKEMLAAIDAGEFDGVLEE is encoded by the coding sequence ATGGCAGAAACGGTCGAGGTATTGGTACCCGGAGGCAGAGCAACGGCAGGGCCGCCTATCGGTCCTGCTCTGGGTCCCCTCGGTATCAACGTAAAAGCGGTCATTGACGAGATCAATAAGAAGACCGCAGAATTCAATGGCATGCAGGTGCCGGTGAAGGTCGAAGTCGACGACAAGAAGAACTTCACCGTCTCCGTCGGTATTCCGCCGACGACGGCCCTGGTCATGAAGGAAGTTGGTATCGCAAAGGGATCTGGTGAGCCTGCCACCCAGTTTGTGGGTGATCTGCCGCTCGAGGCCGCTGTCAGGATCGCACGCATGAAGTTCGACGACATGCTCTCCTACCGTCTTAAGACGGCAGTGAAAGAGGTCGTCGGGACCTGTGTCTCAGTAGGTGTAACGGTCGAAGGCCGTGCACCCAAGGAGATGCTGGCCGCTATCGATGCGGGCGAGTTCGACGGCGTCCTTGAGGAGTAA
- a CDS encoding protein translocase SEC61 complex subunit gamma, whose protein sequence is MAISTESVKMSSINEEFFKKYMRVLKLARTPTRDEFTKIAIVAAIGVFIIGLLGFIIYVIMTAPMH, encoded by the coding sequence ATGGCTATCAGCACTGAGTCTGTGAAGATGAGCTCCATCAACGAGGAGTTCTTTAAAAAGTACATGCGCGTCCTGAAGCTGGCGCGGACGCCGACCCGGGATGAGTTCACCAAGATCGCCATCGTCGCCGCGATAGGGGTGTTCATCATCGGGCTCCTGGGATTCATTATCTACGTGATCATGACCGCGCCGATGCACTGA
- the ftsZ gene encoding cell division protein FtsZ produces the protein MKSIVEEALSRAQDEYEGSVQPDDELEALLRELRTEVVVVGCGGGGSNTMSRIAEEGVTGARLVAVNTDAQHLIRTRADTRILIGRQRTRGLGAGSIPQIGEEAALENEDQIKAALGGADMVFITTGLGGGTGTGSAPVVAKAAREEGALTIAIVTLPFTSEGTIRMENAEAGLERLRDVADTVIVVPNDRLLEVVPRLPLYAAFKVADEVLMRAVKGITELITVPGLVNLDFADVRTVMERGGVAMIGMGESDSEDKAADSVKKALRSPLLDVDISGATAALVNVVGGPDMTMVEAEGVVQEVYDRIDPSARIIWGAQVDPDMQGSMRTMLVVTGVNSPQIYGRNERKSLPKVSKEFDIDFLR, from the coding sequence ATGAAGTCCATTGTTGAAGAGGCATTATCACGGGCACAAGACGAATATGAGGGGTCCGTCCAGCCCGATGACGAACTTGAGGCGCTCCTGCGCGAGCTCAGGACCGAGGTCGTCGTCGTCGGGTGCGGCGGCGGCGGCTCGAACACCATGAGCAGGATCGCCGAGGAGGGCGTCACCGGTGCCAGACTGGTGGCGGTCAACACCGACGCCCAGCACCTGATCCGGACGAGGGCCGACACGCGGATCCTCATCGGCAGGCAGCGGACCCGCGGCCTGGGCGCAGGTTCGATCCCCCAGATCGGCGAAGAGGCGGCCCTCGAGAACGAAGACCAGATCAAGGCCGCCCTTGGCGGGGCCGACATGGTATTCATCACGACCGGTCTCGGCGGCGGTACCGGCACCGGTTCCGCCCCGGTGGTGGCGAAAGCCGCCCGTGAGGAAGGGGCGCTGACGATCGCCATCGTCACGCTGCCGTTCACCTCCGAGGGAACGATCAGGATGGAGAACGCCGAGGCCGGCCTGGAGAGGTTGCGCGACGTGGCCGACACGGTCATCGTCGTCCCCAACGACCGTCTGCTCGAAGTCGTCCCGCGCCTTCCCCTCTATGCCGCCTTCAAGGTGGCCGACGAGGTGCTGATGCGGGCGGTCAAGGGGATCACCGAGTTGATCACCGTGCCCGGTCTCGTGAACCTGGACTTCGCCGACGTGCGCACCGTCATGGAACGCGGCGGCGTCGCCATGATCGGGATGGGCGAGTCGGACTCCGAGGACAAGGCGGCCGACTCGGTCAAAAAAGCGCTGCGCTCCCCCCTCCTCGACGTGGACATATCCGGCGCGACCGCCGCGCTCGTCAATGTCGTCGGCGGTCCCGACATGACGATGGTCGAGGCCGAAGGCGTGGTCCAGGAGGTCTACGATCGCATCGATCCGAGTGCGCGGATCATCTGGGGCGCGCAGGTCGACCCTGATATGCAGGGCAGTATGCGCACGATGCTCGTGGTTACCGGGGTAAACTCCCCACAAATATATGGGCGAAACGAACGCAAATCTCTCCCCAAGGTTTCCAAGGAATTTGACATCGACTTCCTGAGGTGA
- the hypF gene encoding carbamoyltransferase HypF — protein sequence MQNRGKIIIRGIVQGVGFRPFVYALAEKYDISGWVKNLGSRVEIAASGARFSEFCQAVAGGTPLSVIDSVEVLPLDEEAAEPGFVIKPSGTGTLDGLITPDVAVCDECIRDIFTPGGRYENYWATSCVNCGPRYSIIRSLPYDRERTAMEEFPMCDACGAEYTDPGCRRHHAQTIACDACGPGLALFDTEGKACGGDDPVGAAAAMLDAGAVLAIRGVGGFHLACTEEAAGTLKARLGRPEQPLAVMMKEDVVERYVEPMAWDREALTSRVRPIVVMKKREAAANPGLSSLHTLGVMLPYTGLHHLLFARLDHDLLVMTSANVPGTPMITATPDALARLGGTVDGFLVHDREIVNRCDDSVVRDGHIIRLSRGIAPKRLQIDLGERCILGVGPELNATTTIYRHGFAVTSPHVGNVRNPQTLAYLQETVEKIGGLLGAEFEVIAHDLHPQFLSTRYARTLAEECGAELVAVQHHRAHIAATTREECVGIAIDGVGYGDDGTIWGGEIFAGAAPHLERTAHLESVGMPGGDLATKFPERMLYGILPEERTLDLLASRGWGETERGVLARQVERGFNVAQTSSTGRVLDAASALLGICRERTYDGEPAMKLEAVAAGGTPQTWDLSFGRDGACEILETSALLATAFDAYESGTKVADVAASVQYNLARGVADLAVRTAHERGIKRVALSGGVAYNQQIRETIRSVVEGEGLDLVVSREYPLGDGCISLGQCVWAGALLAER from the coding sequence ATGCAAAACAGAGGAAAGATCATCATCCGAGGAATCGTGCAGGGCGTCGGATTTCGCCCTTTCGTCTATGCTCTCGCCGAGAAATACGATATATCAGGATGGGTAAAAAACCTCGGGAGCCGGGTCGAGATTGCCGCTTCCGGTGCGCGCTTTTCCGAATTTTGTCAGGCGGTGGCCGGGGGGACGCCCCTCTCGGTCATCGACTCGGTCGAGGTGCTGCCTCTTGACGAGGAGGCGGCAGAGCCGGGGTTTGTGATCAAACCGAGCGGCACAGGGACACTGGACGGACTGATCACCCCGGACGTCGCCGTCTGCGACGAGTGTATCAGGGACATTTTCACGCCCGGCGGACGGTACGAGAACTACTGGGCGACCTCGTGCGTCAACTGCGGGCCGCGCTACAGCATCATCAGGAGCCTCCCGTACGACCGGGAGCGGACGGCGATGGAGGAGTTCCCGATGTGCGATGCCTGCGGTGCGGAGTACACCGATCCGGGGTGCCGGCGACATCATGCCCAGACGATCGCGTGCGACGCCTGCGGGCCGGGCCTCGCCCTCTTCGACACGGAGGGGAAGGCGTGCGGGGGCGACGATCCGGTCGGCGCCGCGGCGGCGATGCTCGACGCCGGGGCGGTCCTCGCCATCCGGGGGGTCGGCGGGTTCCATCTTGCCTGCACCGAGGAGGCGGCCGGGACGCTCAAGGCCAGACTTGGCCGGCCCGAGCAACCGCTGGCGGTGATGATGAAGGAGGATGTGGTGGAGCGCTATGTCGAGCCGATGGCATGGGACCGCGAGGCGCTCACCAGCCGCGTCCGCCCGATCGTCGTGATGAAGAAGCGGGAGGCCGCGGCCAACCCCGGACTCTCGTCTCTCCACACCCTCGGCGTGATGCTCCCCTACACCGGGCTCCACCACCTCCTCTTCGCCCGCCTCGACCACGACCTCCTGGTCATGACCAGCGCCAACGTGCCGGGGACGCCGATGATCACCGCCACCCCCGACGCCCTCGCCCGTCTCGGCGGGACAGTCGACGGGTTCCTGGTCCACGACCGCGAGATCGTGAACCGGTGCGACGACTCGGTGGTGCGGGATGGTCATATCATCAGGCTCTCGCGAGGCATCGCCCCCAAAAGGTTGCAGATCGATCTCGGTGAGCGGTGCATCCTGGGGGTGGGGCCCGAACTCAACGCCACCACGACGATCTACCGGCACGGGTTCGCCGTCACCTCCCCGCATGTCGGGAACGTGCGAAACCCCCAGACCCTCGCCTACCTGCAGGAGACGGTGGAGAAGATCGGCGGACTGCTCGGCGCCGAATTCGAGGTGATCGCCCACGACCTCCACCCGCAGTTTCTCTCGACGCGGTACGCCCGCACACTCGCGGAGGAGTGCGGCGCCGAACTCGTCGCGGTCCAGCACCACCGCGCCCATATCGCGGCGACGACGCGGGAGGAGTGCGTCGGGATCGCCATCGACGGCGTGGGCTACGGCGACGACGGCACCATCTGGGGCGGCGAGATCTTTGCCGGGGCCGCGCCTCACCTGGAGCGGACGGCCCACCTGGAGAGTGTCGGGATGCCTGGCGGCGACCTCGCGACAAAGTTCCCGGAACGGATGCTCTACGGGATCCTCCCCGAAGAGCGGACCCTCGACCTCCTCGCCTCCCGCGGCTGGGGCGAGACCGAACGCGGGGTGCTGGCCCGCCAGGTCGAACGGGGATTCAATGTGGCGCAGACCAGCAGCACCGGTCGGGTGCTCGACGCCGCCTCGGCCCTTCTCGGGATCTGCCGGGAGCGGACCTATGACGGGGAACCGGCGATGAAGCTGGAGGCTGTGGCGGCCGGGGGCACCCCGCAGACCTGGGATCTCTCCTTCGGGCGCGACGGCGCCTGCGAGATCCTGGAGACCTCGGCCCTCCTCGCCACGGCCTTCGACGCCTACGAGAGCGGGACAAAGGTCGCCGACGTCGCCGCCTCGGTCCAGTACAACCTTGCCCGCGGGGTGGCCGACCTCGCGGTGAGGACCGCACACGAACGCGGGATCAAGAGGGTCGCCCTCTCAGGCGGGGTGGCCTACAACCAACAGATCAGGGAGACGATCCGCTCGGTCGTCGAGGGCGAGGGCCTGGACCTCGTCGTCAGCCGCGAGTACCCCCTCGGCGACGGGTGCATCAGCCTCGGCCAGTGCGTCTGGGCCGGGGCGCTCCTGGCGGAGCGGTAG
- a CDS encoding 50S ribosomal protein L1, translated as MVEKQQILEAVKTALETAPERKFQESVDITINLKNIDMAQPKNRIDETINLPNGLGTPIKVAVLGKGEITTQAKEAGVDLIISPEEIERLGGEPREARKVANEYRFFLAETSVMGQVGRWLGPRLGPRGRMPTPIPTGTDVRPIIERLKTSVKVRSKDKKVFHAPVGSTQMAPEEIAENIDAILKKIETALEQGPQNIRSVYVKTTMGPAVRVI; from the coding sequence ATGGTTGAGAAACAGCAGATATTGGAGGCCGTGAAAACGGCCCTGGAGACTGCGCCTGAACGAAAGTTCCAGGAGAGCGTTGATATTACCATCAACCTCAAGAACATCGACATGGCGCAGCCCAAAAACCGTATCGACGAGACTATAAATCTTCCCAACGGTCTGGGCACTCCGATTAAGGTCGCTGTACTCGGAAAGGGCGAGATCACGACGCAGGCCAAAGAGGCCGGGGTCGATCTGATCATCAGTCCCGAGGAGATTGAGCGGCTCGGCGGCGAACCTCGTGAAGCACGCAAGGTTGCGAACGAGTATCGCTTCTTCCTTGCGGAGACGAGCGTGATGGGTCAGGTAGGTCGCTGGCTCGGTCCGAGGCTCGGTCCGCGCGGGAGGATGCCGACGCCGATTCCGACCGGAACGGATGTCCGCCCGATCATCGAGCGACTCAAGACGTCGGTGAAGGTCAGGTCCAAGGACAAGAAGGTCTTCCACGCCCCGGTGGGCAGCACCCAGATGGCGCCCGAGGAGATCGCGGAGAACATCGACGCGATCCTCAAGAAGATCGAGACGGCGTTGGAGCAGGGTCCGCAGAACATCCGCTCGGTCTATGTCAAGACAACGATGGGACCGGCAGTGAGGGTGATCTGA
- a CDS encoding transcription elongation factor Spt5, with translation MLMTEEPEIRIFAIKTTAKQERAVVDSLYRAVLHDPSFKVLSVVSPDELKGYVLIEAAEPFARIAELIESVPSARVVVPGETKMEEIAHYLEPKPTVTGIDEGTIVELIAGPFKGEKAVVKRVDSNKEEITVELYESMVPIPITVRGDNVRVIDRGES, from the coding sequence ATGCTCATGACTGAGGAACCCGAGATCAGGATCTTTGCCATCAAGACGACGGCAAAGCAGGAGCGTGCGGTCGTGGACTCGCTTTACCGTGCGGTGTTGCACGACCCTTCGTTCAAGGTGCTCTCCGTGGTGTCGCCTGACGAACTGAAGGGGTATGTCCTCATCGAAGCGGCCGAACCCTTCGCGCGGATCGCCGAACTGATCGAGAGCGTGCCGAGCGCCCGAGTCGTGGTGCCCGGCGAGACGAAAATGGAGGAAATCGCCCATTATCTCGAACCGAAACCGACGGTCACGGGGATCGACGAGGGTACGATCGTCGAGTTGATCGCAGGGCCGTTCAAGGGCGAGAAGGCCGTGGTCAAACGGGTCGATTCAAACAAAGAAGAGATTACCGTTGAACTCTACGAGTCGATGGTCCCGATCCCGATCACCGTGCGCGGCGATAATGTCCGGGTGATCGACCGGGGCGAATCCTGA
- a CDS encoding D-aminoacyl-tRNA deacylase, translating to MHIALLSSRLDPAGTNLARRLKALLGEREDWPLLRAADLTFREIDERLIYAEGADTDLGADLLLFLSRHSSSHPLPALTVHVTGNYGDPVYGGEARTLAPAAPAMMHAVLRGMARHAPPGYRASYEATHHGPTTLSTPSLFVEIGSTETEWNDPAAADAAARAVLEAAPTPVIPLVGFGGTHYAVRQTEITLTSRGAFGHIAPSRVVPSLDRDLITTMVEETGAVAAYLDRKALSKEEIGTIDAHLSALGVPVLSEGEIAEIGTLSWETYAALRAAAERTVPGGRVHPGGLEGEGDLIAVQVPDELLKEAERSDQHALREGLDRLRAAHIATPNGNTSPSFITFKNQSEEIIHDIISLCINIIDVRWSTVADGDDLVITRTRFDPGKARALGVPKGPLFGKLSGGCAVEVGDATVTPSMVQSSSVTRIHIPGLERYIDEVHC from the coding sequence ATGCACATCGCCCTCCTCTCCTCCCGTCTGGACCCGGCGGGCACCAACCTCGCCCGACGGCTCAAGGCACTCCTCGGGGAACGGGAAGACTGGCCCCTCCTCCGGGCCGCAGACCTCACCTTCCGCGAGATCGACGAGAGACTCATCTACGCCGAGGGAGCCGACACCGATCTCGGCGCCGACCTCCTCCTCTTCCTCTCCAGGCACAGCAGCAGCCACCCCCTCCCGGCCCTCACCGTCCACGTCACCGGCAACTACGGCGACCCGGTCTACGGCGGCGAGGCCCGGACCCTCGCCCCCGCGGCCCCGGCCATGATGCACGCCGTCCTCCGCGGCATGGCCCGCCACGCCCCGCCCGGATACCGGGCCAGTTACGAGGCCACCCACCACGGCCCCACCACCCTCTCGACCCCCTCCCTCTTCGTCGAGATCGGGTCGACCGAGACCGAATGGAACGATCCGGCCGCCGCCGACGCCGCCGCGCGCGCCGTCCTCGAGGCCGCGCCCACCCCCGTGATCCCCCTCGTCGGGTTTGGGGGCACCCACTACGCGGTCAGGCAGACCGAGATCACCCTCACCTCCCGAGGGGCCTTCGGGCACATCGCCCCCTCGCGCGTCGTACCCTCCCTGGACCGCGATCTGATCACAACGATGGTCGAAGAGACCGGTGCGGTCGCTGCGTACCTCGACCGCAAGGCCCTCTCGAAAGAAGAGATCGGCACGATCGACGCGCACCTCTCGGCCCTCGGGGTGCCGGTCCTCTCGGAAGGAGAGATCGCGGAGATCGGCACCCTCTCCTGGGAGACCTATGCCGCGCTCAGGGCAGCGGCCGAGCGAACCGTCCCCGGCGGCCGGGTCCATCCCGGCGGACTGGAAGGGGAGGGCGACCTTATCGCCGTCCAGGTTCCCGACGAACTCCTCAAGGAAGCCGAACGGTCCGACCAGCACGCCCTCAGGGAAGGACTCGACCGTCTCCGGGCGGCCCACATCGCCACCCCCAACGGCAACACCTCTCCGTCATTCATTACCTTCAAAAATCAAAGCGAAGAAATAATACATGATATCATATCCCTGTGTATTAATATCATAGATGTACGGTGGAGCACTGTTGCCGACGGGGACGACCTTGTCATCACCAGGACGCGTTTTGACCCCGGCAAGGCCCGGGCGCTGGGAGTTCCGAAAGGCCCCCTCTTTGGGAAACTTTCCGGCGGCTGTGCCGTCGAGGTCGGGGACGCAACGGTCACCCCATCCATGGTACAGTCGAGCAGTGTGACCCGCATTCACATCCCGGGGTTGGAGAGGTATATCGATGAAGTCCATTGTTGA